The genomic interval TCCTGAAACTCCTTGCGGTTGAAGGCGCGCAGGGATTCGCGGATTTCCTTCAGCCGGCGGGCCGAGCCCCAGTCCGTGGCCTTGGGAATCTCGTTGATGGCAACGAATTCCCCCGGCAGACCAGGCACCAGCTTGAACACGGCTGTGTGCCGCGCATTGGTGGCGATGAAAAACTCGCAGCCGGTGGCGCGGGTGTAGGACTCGCCCTGGTAGTAGTCGCGCTCCTGAATTTCGATGGTGTCGGTCTTGCATTCGACGACCAGAACGGGCGTGCGTCCGGCTTCCTTTTCCATGGCCGTTTGCCAGACTACGATGTCGGCACGCGGGCTTTTATGGCCATGCTGCGTGCGCCGCTCCTGATCCATCTGCTCCAGCACGTAGCCGTAATGGTCCACCAGCGTGCGGATGAATTTCTGCCGGACGATTTCCTCTGGCTTGTTGGTGACGTCACGCCACTCCTTGCACAACGGAATCCACAGCCAGTTGCCTTCCTGATGGAGTGCATCGGACTCGTTTGGGAACGACGATCCTGGGATATAGGTGGGCTTTCTGGTATCTACCATGGGTGGTATTCGCTCTTTTTCCTGCAGTGGTTCGAATGCGCTATTCAGACCTCTGGACAACGATGTTATTCAACATCGCCGTTAGAAGATGGTCTTCCGGTTCCACTCTTCTCCGAGATAAAGGTCGATTCGCCATTAGCCGCAATTTCCTTTTTTTTCCTTTATCCAGGGTAACCAACCAAGGTTCGAAATCGAGTTCCCGATAGACCACCTGGAACGGAGAATCCTTTATCCCCATATCCATTAAGCGGGTGTCGCACGTTTTCAGGAAACGCAGGATTTGATCCTCAACGACCCGAATGGGCAAAATGACTGAAGCGGTATTGGTGTACTGAACCGGGTCAAGATTCCGAACCTGCGTCCTGTTGATGCGCAGCGTCACTCTCGCTCCATTCGAATAGATACGCAGTGGCGGCCAGATAAAGCCGTCACCCACATAGGCCATATCGTGGGCCATAAGCCATTCCAGAGCGAGTTCCCGCCCTTGGGTTTCTGGCAACGGTTCGTACAGAAGCCGATAGAAGTTCCAGGCGAACCAATGGGCCAAAGGGTGCATACAGAGTCGCACCGTTTCTCGCGCGTACCATTCTCCGTTATCCAAGATCGTGTTGCGCGTCAGACACAACGAACCGACCTGTATAGCCAGATCGGCCAATGTCGCTTCGCATGGTTTACCCTCGTACCGGGAGAGGCCATGGGCACCATCCAGCCAAGTCACCTGGAAAATCTCTTTCATCAGTTTGCGCGGGAAACCCCGGCATTCATGCCGGGGAGGGATAGCGCGGCAGGCGTAGCCTGCCCCAGTCCCGCATCTCCTCTGTCGAGTGCTATCTTGGTCCACAAATATCCATAACCGTCCGCCCGCTGAATCAGCGCGCAAAAGCGGTGATGGATACCCTGCACCAGACCGTTTCCGGTCTGGAGGTTGAAGCTGCCACTGGCACGGATAGCGACGCGGCCCAGATAGGTGCCCGTTTTCTTTCCGGTCGTGACGATGGCTTTCACCAGGTCACCCGTCTGGAAACCAAAGACGCTTTTGCTTCGGGTCAAGTACCCGCGCGGAAAACCGTGTTTCGTCAGCCGCGTGCGCTGATAGCTGCCGCGTCCGGTGGCTTTAATGCCGAGAACTGGTTGCTGCCAGTTTTGGATGGCGTCAACACACCCCACGCAAGCCGCATCGAGACAATGGGCTTTGGGAATGGACATCTGGTGTCGGTTCCACTTCGTTCTGCCGCCACTGGCGACTTCCACGTCCAGACCCGTTGCTTTAAGGCGTTGGAACAGTGCCCAGCGAGTGCTGTTCACCGCCGCCGCATCTTTTAACGGCGCTTTGGCCTGGGCCAGTATCTTGCGGACTCGCTCCGGAGCCTTCGCCAGAAACTGTTCCAATGGCATATTGCCTTTGGCCTGATTGCAGTCGCGACAGGCGATGGTGAGGTTGCTCACACGGTTGCTGCCGCCTTTGGATCGGGGATGAATGTGATCGATTTCCAGAGGTGTGTTTTTCGCTCCGCAATAGGCGCATTCCCGTCCCCATTTCTCCAGCAGATACTCCCGGACCTCGTATCCGGCCAGGGTGCCTTGTTGGTACTCGCTGCCTGCGATTTCCGGATTCTGCAGGGCCTGGGTGTCGAACCGCACCAGTTCCTGCGACAGCGCCGTCACCGGCGCCAGACGCATCAGCCGGTTTACCCAGGCCAGCATCGTATCCACCCGATGCTGTAAAGACGGCGCCAGCCAGCCTTCCGGCTTCGTCCGGTTGTCAAACCGGGCGGGACGGTAGCGCAGGTTCCCGCGGCGGCGGCGGCGAAATGCCCGGCGCTGGGTGAGGGCATCGCGGATCGCGTGCCCCCGGTGCTTCAGTTCCAGCAGCATCAGCACCGTGAAAGTGCGGAGAATTTCGCCCGTGGTTGCGTCAACGGTTTCTTTCTCCCGCACCAGCGCCATCCCAGTGGTTTTGCTGCCGGGATGCAGTTTCAGCCGCAGCGGCTGCAGGACGGATTCCGCCTGCAACCTGTCCACCAGCCGGATGGTGAACGGGACCATGCGATGCACCCGTGCCCGCCCGCTCTCCAGCAGCAACCGTGCCCGTTTCTCCGAGCACGGCATGAGTGGTCTCTTCCGTTTGTCCAAAACAAGCACCGCCATTTTAACCTCCTATGCCCTTACGGGCCTTGTGACGCGGAGACTTCCGTCTCCGTCTCCCCTCGGGGTGGTGTGGCACCGGCTCCCGTGGTTTCCCACGGCGGAGAGAGTATTCGGCGCTTTGCCTTTCACCAGCATTGCCCTCTCCTTCCAGTGTCCGGGACTGAGGAAGCATCCCGGAGTGGGTCTCAACGACCTGTACCACACGTCTGCCGGATCACTCCGGCCCCCTGGTCAACCGAGCCTGCGTCACCGCAAGCTCCGCCCTTCAGGGCGGGGTAGTTGACATCAATCCAGAATCAAGACTCTTGATGACATCAATGATTTTCGCCGATTTTTTAACACAAAGCATCGAGTCCGTTCGATGAACGGGCTCGCGAAGACGATAATCCGCCTGAGCACGCTTCTTTCTTAGCTGATCCAACTCCAGACCAACTTCCGCGATCTGAAGCTTTGTTTCGTCATCACTCTCCCTGCCTTCACGCATCCACGAGATGAGTTTTTCGTGTAGATTGGCACGGGCATTGCGAATATGATTAGGAGAAACCTCTAAACAAGCGTGAAATGCCGCATAATAACCCCTGGAAACAGCGCACCTCCAATACGCCTCCCCATCAATGCGAGATAATTCTTCCGCGAGGCGGACTAAATCCTCAATGCTCACAGACATCAGAACACCATTTCTGCGGAGAAAAGAACGTTTTTCAATATACTTGTTGGAATATTTTTATCTCTAATCAGCCTCTTTACAGCAAGATGGTCAGCGCGCAAAAAAGCGTTTTCTTCAGCTACAACAGAAACGGTAAAGGAGAAAGGATAACCAATTTCCTTTATATCTATTTCTGCCCATGACATGGACTTAATCCGGCAATTACCATTTGCTAATTCTTCTACATAAGAACTTACAGCATATTGCAAATCTTTTTCACAAATACCAGACTCTTCGAGGAATGTACTCAGGTCCTTGATAATTTCTGGATGATAATCTATAGTATCCATGTCCACTCCTGAAGCGGAAAGTTTTTCTGCCAGTTGAGTTGTATTCTCCATATCTGGAATAGTCATATACAACATCAGCGCTAAAGCAAGAAGTCCAGGATTCCCTTCCCCATGCGTTGCCAGGAATTCTCTGGCTTTTTGTGCGGCAAAAGAAATCTGTCCAACGGCCATTAAGCAGGAGAGAAAGTTTTGCATTGTGATGGCCGGTGTTTGCGAATGGCGCAACGCCGTAGCAAAGCTTGACAGCATGCCTTCCACATCGTTCTTCATAACTGCCAGAAAGCCCATCGCCTCAGCGCTGTCCGCAGGATCCCTGTGTCTACATTCATCGGCCAATATACGAACGCGGTCGAGCATTTCCCCGCTGGGCAGCGTATCCGCATTAAACAGTTTAATAGCGAGCCGCAACGCTTCTCTGGATTTTCTCTGCGGGAGATGAATAATCGTCACCTGTGCACTCCCAATGTCCGACTAGCTGTTCCGCCCGTTGTTATAGCCGTTGTTGTACCCCTGCTGGCGCCCCTCTTCACGAGCCTTCTCGATATCCCAACATGCCTGTTAACCTTTCTCAGCAACAAGCCGGACCGGGATATGTTCCATACAGGCATTGAGCAACCTCAGGGGCAGTTCTGGCTCCCAGAAACGGCGATTGAAGCGATAGACAAACTCGTTCAGATATTCCTGCAGATATTTGCCGGATACCCCATGGAATGTGCCCAAAAGAAAGGCCTTGAGGTTACCAATGGCGATGTGTACCCACGGCAACCACTCGTCCACCTGATGCGGTTTGGTCACGCGCCCCTCATGCTCTTGGCTCTCTCCGAGAACTCGCAGCGCTATTAAGCCGTCGGTGCGGGTAGGTTGCTTGGGGCGCAAGCGTCGCCGCGCGAATTCGCGAATCCGGTCGGCAGAGACCGAAGGCGTCGTCTCGATGGCAATAAAGCCCGCCTTCTTGCCCCGGTTTTCCACGGCAACCAAGATCGGTGTTTTGCCTTCGGCCCCTCGACCGCTCTTCCCCCCAGACCGGCGTCCACCGACAAAGGCATCGTCCAACTCTACCAGCCCTTCCAAGCGATACAGACTGTCGCGATCGCCCATGGCGCGGCGCATGCGGCGCAACATCCGGTGAGCCGTGATCCAGGAGACCCCAATCTGCTTCGACAGCCGCAGGGCGGACAATCCGCCCTTGTCGCTCGCCATCAAATAGATGGCCAGGAACCATTGCACCAGGGGCACATTGGACGAATGAAAAATTGTGCCGGCCGTCACCGAGGTCTGATGGCGACAGTGCCCGCACTGAAAGAGTTTTCGTCCGGCGATCCAGTATCCGCGGTCATGGCCGCATTTCGGACATCGAAACCCCTCGGGCCAGCGCTTTTGTTTCAGCGCCTCCAAGCAGGCCTCTTCCGTGCCAAACCGCGCTTGCCACTGCAAGAGGTTCGTCGCTTCAGCTTTCATCTCAGACCTCCTTTCTCTATGCCTCACAGAGAGTTAGAGCTTGATTGCTGAGAATGATTCAGAGGCATGTATCCCAATGAGTGTATCTAGTAGAAATTGCTGGTTGCGAGTCAAGCCAACGCAGGAACCAGAAGATCACGGGTCCACCCACCCAGACGGCGTAGATCCACAGACCAGCAACCGGCAGCGCAGCGCGAACGACAGGACCGATCACAACGCCGGCAAGCCAGAACAGAAACAGTTTCGTATTGAAGCTCATGGCAACCTCCTTGGCAGTGCCGAGAACCTTACCCTCACACCTCCAGCGCGGATAGTCTCGTCAGCTAACGGGCAGCGCAAGGAATGGCCAGCCGGAGAGACAGAAAGGGAACCCCACCATGGCGGGGTGCTTCTTTTTGCCGTCTTCTAGCTATTCCGACCGTGGTGATAGCCTGCCTGATAGCCCTGCCTGCGAGCCTGCTCCACCTTCTCCTTGGTAAAATCAATGCCGGCATAGCCGCCCGCACCAAGCTTCTTCAGAGCAAACACTAAGATTGGCAGGCCTCCAAACAGGACAACAATCCAGATACCGAAAGTCGGGATCTGCACCAATTGTTTGCTGAACAGCACGACTAGAAGCCAAATCAGAAAGATGGCGAGTTTCAGATTCTTCATGATCAGCCCCTTTTGCGGAAAGCTTCTACACCCTGAGCGCAGATTGTCTCGTCACAGCCCATCATCCATGATCATTCACTGTGTTTCAACCCATGATTAGCCGCCTGTACACCTTGATTCTCAGGCGACCCAGGGAAAAGAAAGCGTTCGGCTAGGTCACTTGTCTCTTTGTAATCTTTGAATATTTTTTTGAATGACCCATCGGACTGATTTTCCTGCTGCCCCGCCGCCAGGGTCTCGTTGAGCTTGCCCAGGCTCTCCTGCATGGGGGCGAAGGCCTGCTGTATGGACTGCTGCAAGGCGGCGCGCAAGGCCTCCTGGGGCGTTGGTGCCTGTTGCCCAGCGGATGGGGTAGCCGATGTCGTCGGCGTTTCCTGAGACGCAGACGTACCACCACCAGAGGCTGGCTTGGCGGACTCAGTGACCCGGCTTGCGCCGACATCCGTGCCCAGGTCATCCGAACCACCCGCACCTTGGGTAACCTGCGCGGGACCACTCTCGGCCCCGGTATCGGTGGCCACGGCATCGCCTGGAGCAGGCGTGGCGCCCGCAGGCGTGCCGCCCGCAGGACCGCTGTCCATAGTATTGCTCCCCGCAGGGGCAGGGCTGCGCCCAGCGAGGGCTGCACCCCGCAGGATGGCTGCACCCCGCAGGGGGCTCGACGCAGACGATCCCGGCGCGGGCTTGGGTGATGCGGAAGGCGAAGCCCCCCAGTTGGATGGGGGTAACACAAATCCAGCGTCTTGGCGCTTCGCTTTCAAGGTTCCGGGATCCGGTGCGGGTACGGCGTTCTCCGCGCCAGGGAAATCTTCCATGTCACGAACGCCACCGCCACCAGATCCGCTCAAGCCACCCGCAATGCCACCGCCGCCTCCGGGGAAGGGTCCACCGCCACCTGCCCCTTTCAGTTCGCCGGCAGCACCACCCATATTGGCGGCCTGCGCTCCGGTCAGCGCACCGGCACCACCGCGACCCGCCAGGGCCGCGCCTCCCATCAGGGCTGCGCCACCGGCGAGGGCGACTCCGGCAAGAAAGGCCGTTCCTTCCGCACCGCCGGACAGGCTGGACGCACCGCTCATGATGCTCGACGCGATGCTCGGCAACTTCTTCGTCATCCAGGCGATGAGCAGCACAAAGATGAGCACTTCGCCGTAAGCAACGATCGCCCCACTCAGGTTGGCTGTCGGATGGTTGCTATTGACCTGACTGAGGATCTGGGTGATAACCGTGCCCGCGCTCTTCTGCAGGAATCCAATCCATAACAGAATGACGAGGAACCTTACGCCGACCGACAGCGCGTACTTGAGATAGCCCTCGGCGTGTTGGACGGTCCAGCGGCTACCCGCAAAACCCATCAGGATAATGCCGACACTGGCTACCATGGCGGCTTCCAGCTGTATGGCGATGTACTCCAGCGCCAGGTAAATCATCGCCAAAAGGGCAATGATACCGACCACCAGACCCACCAGCATGCCCAGAACATCCGACAGGAGCACCGTCGGACCGCCCGTAATAGTCTGCCAGATACTTTCCAAAGCACCAGTGCTCTTATCCGGAATTCGTGGCCCCACGAGGCAGGCCATGAACACCTTGCTCGCTGTCCCAAAAATCCAGGACAACAGGCCACCGCTCGCACCCGTCGCCTGAATAGCGCTTTGCTGGAATCCGTTTTCCACCCAGCCAATGAGTTTGTGGCCATTGAGCAGGAGCGTGTAGAAGAACGCAAAACTCATCATCTTCTTGATGAAGGACGTGAAAACTTCGTGGACGTCCTTGCCACCAATGAGCCATTGGGAGACGAGATAGACAAAATCCAGACCAAAGAGCATGTAGAAAATTTCTTCAGCGTCGGCCTTGAGGCTTTGGTACCATCTCAATGTCTCGCTATCAAAAGCGTTGAGGATGACCCCGGCACCAGATCCGTTAATGGATGGCGCGGGTGCCGCCAATACGTCTGGCGACACGAACAAACATAAAAGCAAAAATAGACACCAAATCCCGTATTTCTTCATGGTGTTTCCTCAATTCACGCTAGCGGTCAGCGCATTGGAGGTGGCGTTTAACGTCCCACCATGTGTGGTAATCCTTTCATCCAGCGGATTGGACCCAAAGAGCATCTGGCTTCCGGTCTGGTTCAACTCGTCTTGGTGTGTCGTATGCTCCAGCTGCGCCTTCCGCCAGTCCGCCTCGGTCTGCGCTTCGGCTCGGGTGAGGTTATACAGCTGCGTGAGCGATGCCGTGGTCTGCTGGCCAACGGCGACGGCCCCCTGCAACAGGGCGTTGCGGCTGTTGGGATTGGCCATGGCGTTGGCAATGGCCTGCTGCGCCTGCGCC from Acidithiobacillus caldus ATCC 51756 carries:
- the iscB gene encoding RNA-guided endonuclease IscB, yielding MAVLVLDKRKRPLMPCSEKRARLLLESGRARVHRMVPFTIRLVDRLQAESVLQPLRLKLHPGSKTTGMALVREKETVDATTGEILRTFTVLMLLELKHRGHAIRDALTQRRAFRRRRRGNLRYRPARFDNRTKPEGWLAPSLQHRVDTMLAWVNRLMRLAPVTALSQELVRFDTQALQNPEIAGSEYQQGTLAGYEVREYLLEKWGRECAYCGAKNTPLEIDHIHPRSKGGSNRVSNLTIACRDCNQAKGNMPLEQFLAKAPERVRKILAQAKAPLKDAAAVNSTRWALFQRLKATGLDVEVASGGRTKWNRHQMSIPKAHCLDAACVGCVDAIQNWQQPVLGIKATGRGSYQRTRLTKHGFPRGYLTRSKSVFGFQTGDLVKAIVTTGKKTGTYLGRVAIRASGSFNLQTGNGLVQGIHHRFCALIQRADGYGYLWTKIALDRGDAGLGQATPAALSLPGMNAGVSRAN
- a CDS encoding IS1595 family transposase; this encodes MKAEATNLLQWQARFGTEEACLEALKQKRWPEGFRCPKCGHDRGYWIAGRKLFQCGHCRHQTSVTAGTIFHSSNVPLVQWFLAIYLMASDKGGLSALRLSKQIGVSWITAHRMLRRMRRAMGDRDSLYRLEGLVELDDAFVGGRRSGGKSGRGAEGKTPILVAVENRGKKAGFIAIETTPSVSADRIREFARRRLRPKQPTRTDGLIALRVLGESQEHEGRVTKPHQVDEWLPWVHIAIGNLKAFLLGTFHGVSGKYLQEYLNEFVYRFNRRFWEPELPLRLLNACMEHIPVRLVAEKG
- the trbL gene encoding P-type conjugative transfer protein TrbL, with amino-acid sequence MKKYGIWCLFLLLCLFVSPDVLAAPAPSINGSGAGVILNAFDSETLRWYQSLKADAEEIFYMLFGLDFVYLVSQWLIGGKDVHEVFTSFIKKMMSFAFFYTLLLNGHKLIGWVENGFQQSAIQATGASGGLLSWIFGTASKVFMACLVGPRIPDKSTGALESIWQTITGGPTVLLSDVLGMLVGLVVGIIALLAMIYLALEYIAIQLEAAMVASVGIILMGFAGSRWTVQHAEGYLKYALSVGVRFLVILLWIGFLQKSAGTVITQILSQVNSNHPTANLSGAIVAYGEVLIFVLLIAWMTKKLPSIASSIMSGASSLSGGAEGTAFLAGVALAGGAALMGGAALAGRGGAGALTGAQAANMGGAAGELKGAGGGGPFPGGGGGIAGGLSGSGGGGVRDMEDFPGAENAVPAPDPGTLKAKRQDAGFVLPPSNWGASPSASPKPAPGSSASSPLRGAAILRGAALAGRSPAPAGSNTMDSGPAGGTPAGATPAPGDAVATDTGAESGPAQVTQGAGGSDDLGTDVGASRVTESAKPASGGGTSASQETPTTSATPSAGQQAPTPQEALRAALQQSIQQAFAPMQESLGKLNETLAAGQQENQSDGSFKKIFKDYKETSDLAERFLFPGSPENQGVQAANHGLKHSE